A single Agromyces sp. CF514 DNA region contains:
- a CDS encoding ATP-dependent DNA ligase produces the protein MLLAELVTTAQTVTATRSRLAKIEALADLLGRLEPDEVVPAVGLLVGKPRQGRLGVGWRGVASATASTEPAAEATLTIDGLDTAFERLAAASGTGSSLDRTRELHDLLTAATADEQEFIARALLGEMRTGALEGVLADAVAKAADRQAASVRRAAMLQGDLGATALLALTGTADELEAVGLVVGRPVQPMLAATAASAAAAVETTGEASVEYKLDGARIQVHRRGDEVRVFTRNLADVTHRLPEVVDVVRALPVRDVILDGETLALDEDGGPRPFQETMSRFGADAARETLLHPWFFDVLHVDGRDLLDEPLSTRIAELARIAPDHRIPGEVTADPEVAERVSRDALAAGQEGVVVKAIEAPYAAGRRGASWIKVKPVHTYDLVVLACEWGSGRRTGLLSNLHLGALDAVGEFGEPGSFVMVGKTFKGLTDELLRWQTARFPEIETRRTANTVFVEPVTVVEIAIDGVQRSSRYPGGIALRFARVKRYRDDKPAAEADTIQTLRGLLRG, from the coding sequence GTGCTGCTCGCAGAGCTCGTCACCACCGCCCAGACCGTCACCGCCACGCGCTCGCGCCTGGCGAAGATCGAGGCGCTCGCCGACCTGCTGGGCCGGCTCGAGCCCGACGAGGTCGTGCCAGCCGTCGGCCTGCTCGTGGGCAAGCCGCGTCAGGGGCGCCTCGGCGTCGGTTGGCGCGGCGTCGCGTCGGCCACGGCGTCGACTGAGCCCGCGGCCGAGGCCACGCTCACCATCGACGGGCTCGATACCGCGTTCGAACGGCTGGCCGCGGCATCCGGCACCGGATCGAGCCTCGACCGCACGCGCGAGCTGCACGACCTGCTCACGGCCGCGACAGCCGACGAGCAGGAGTTCATCGCACGGGCGCTGCTCGGCGAGATGCGCACGGGCGCGCTCGAGGGCGTGCTCGCCGACGCGGTAGCGAAGGCGGCCGACCGGCAGGCCGCGAGCGTGCGCCGAGCGGCCATGCTGCAGGGCGACCTCGGCGCCACGGCGCTGCTCGCGCTCACGGGCACGGCCGACGAGCTCGAGGCCGTCGGGCTCGTGGTCGGGCGCCCGGTGCAGCCCATGCTCGCCGCGACCGCTGCGAGTGCCGCCGCGGCCGTCGAGACGACCGGCGAGGCCTCAGTCGAGTACAAGCTCGACGGCGCGCGCATCCAGGTGCATCGCCGCGGCGACGAGGTGCGCGTGTTCACCCGCAACCTCGCCGACGTGACGCACCGGCTGCCCGAGGTCGTCGACGTCGTGCGGGCGCTCCCCGTGCGCGACGTGATCCTCGACGGCGAGACGCTCGCACTCGACGAAGACGGCGGTCCCCGTCCGTTCCAAGAGACGATGTCGCGCTTCGGCGCCGATGCCGCGCGCGAGACCCTGCTGCATCCGTGGTTCTTCGACGTGCTGCACGTCGACGGACGCGACCTGCTCGACGAGCCGCTGTCGACGCGCATCGCGGAACTCGCGCGCATCGCCCCCGACCACCGCATCCCTGGCGAGGTCACGGCCGATCCAGAGGTCGCCGAACGGGTCTCGCGCGACGCGCTCGCCGCGGGCCAGGAGGGCGTCGTCGTGAAGGCGATCGAAGCGCCGTACGCCGCCGGGCGCCGCGGCGCGAGCTGGATCAAGGTCAAGCCCGTGCACACCTACGACCTCGTGGTGCTGGCCTGCGAATGGGGCTCGGGGCGGCGCACCGGGCTGCTCTCGAACCTGCACCTCGGGGCGCTCGACGCGGTCGGCGAGTTCGGCGAGCCCGGCTCCTTCGTCATGGTCGGCAAGACGTTCAAGGGGCTCACCGACGAGCTGCTGCGCTGGCAGACCGCGCGGTTCCCCGAGATCGAGACCCGGCGCACCGCGAACACGGTCTTCGTCGAGCCCGTCACGGTGGTCGAGATCGCGATCGACGGCGTGCAGCGCTCGAGCCGCTACCCGGGCGGCATCGCGCTGCGCTTCGCCAGGGTGAAGCGCTACCGCGACGACAAGCCGGCGGCCGAGGCCGACACGATCCAGACGCTGCGCGGGCTGCTGCGCGGCTAG
- a CDS encoding VOC family protein has translation MASLVVHFEIHASEPQRLIDFYSELLGWQFTQFGDVPYWSIDTGEGAIGNVAGEPGLGINGGLTQRMGPKPEIGAPVTGADIVIGVEDIDATFARGLELGAIEALPLDDMQGIGRVGYLLDPDHNVFGLISPILSDGTSTMAPDAD, from the coding sequence ATGGCAAGCCTCGTGGTGCACTTCGAGATCCACGCGTCGGAGCCGCAGCGGCTCATCGACTTCTACTCCGAACTGCTCGGGTGGCAGTTCACGCAGTTCGGCGACGTGCCGTACTGGTCGATCGACACGGGCGAGGGGGCGATCGGCAACGTCGCCGGCGAGCCGGGCCTCGGCATCAACGGCGGGCTCACGCAGCGCATGGGGCCGAAGCCCGAGATCGGCGCGCCCGTGACCGGGGCCGACATCGTGATCGGCGTCGAGGACATCGACGCGACCTTCGCGAGGGGCCTCGAGCTGGGCGCGATCGAGGCGCTGCCGCTCGACGACATGCAGGGCATCGGGCGGGTCGGTTACCTGCTCGACCCCGACCACAACGTGTTCGGACTCATCTCGCCGATCCTCTCCGACGGCACGAGCACGATGGCACCCGACGCCGACTGA
- a CDS encoding histidine phosphatase family protein — translation MLALIRHGQTDWNFDGRLQGRTDIPLNEVGRAQARAAAADFAGGYWEAVVSSSLGRARETASILADALDLPFTGTYDELVEQEYGEAEGITSSELAARWPDRVIPGKEADREVAARGVRGLHRIAADHEGRPVLAVAHGAFIRHTLAAISGHDPRHYPRFDNLSSSVVQFANAAWHVRSIGDVPYLEAAVAIERRAAEAERAA, via the coding sequence ATGCTCGCCCTCATCCGCCACGGCCAGACCGACTGGAACTTCGACGGACGACTGCAGGGCCGAACGGACATCCCGCTCAACGAGGTGGGGCGCGCACAGGCGCGGGCCGCCGCCGCCGATTTCGCCGGCGGCTACTGGGAGGCCGTCGTGAGCTCCTCGCTCGGGCGTGCCCGCGAGACGGCGTCGATCCTGGCCGATGCGCTCGACCTGCCGTTCACCGGCACCTACGACGAGCTCGTCGAGCAGGAGTACGGCGAGGCAGAGGGCATCACGTCGAGCGAGCTCGCGGCGCGCTGGCCCGACCGGGTGATCCCGGGCAAGGAGGCCGACCGCGAGGTCGCTGCGCGCGGGGTGCGCGGACTGCACCGCATCGCCGCCGACCACGAGGGCCGGCCCGTGCTCGCCGTCGCCCACGGGGCCTTCATCCGGCACACGCTCGCGGCCATCTCCGGCCACGACCCGCGCCACTATCCGCGCTTCGACAACCTGTCGTCGTCGGTCGTGCAGTTCGCGAACGCGGCATGGCACGTCCGCTCGATCGGCGACGTGCCCTACCTCGAGGCGGCCGTCGCCATCGAGCGTCGAGCGGCCGAGGCCGAGCGCGCCGCGTAA
- a CDS encoding alpha/beta hydrolase: MTTTDKTPIVLVHGLWMTPKSWDTWAEYFEARGHRVIRPGWPGIDDRDVADIRSNPEALKGVGLFEIADHYERIIRELPVKPIIMGHSFGGVLIQMLADRDLGSAYVAVTPGQTAGITTLPPSTLRTGFPILSNPFGKNGAKPISKAHFHFTFGNDLSREASDALWEQYAVNSYNRVFFEGVAAAFNEKGGVTHVNYGKTDRAPLLIITGEIDHVVPPAIGKAILKKYRASGSPSLVEYKEYAGRTHRIVSQDGWQEVAADALAWAEAHDTNAATV; the protein is encoded by the coding sequence ATGACCACCACCGACAAGACCCCGATCGTCCTCGTCCACGGCCTCTGGATGACCCCCAAGAGCTGGGACACCTGGGCCGAGTACTTCGAGGCCCGCGGCCACCGCGTGATCCGCCCGGGATGGCCCGGCATCGACGACCGCGACGTCGCCGACATCCGCTCGAACCCCGAGGCGCTCAAGGGCGTCGGCCTCTTCGAGATCGCCGATCACTACGAGCGCATCATCCGCGAACTGCCCGTGAAGCCGATCATCATGGGCCACTCGTTCGGCGGCGTGCTCATCCAGATGCTCGCCGACCGCGACCTCGGCTCGGCCTACGTCGCCGTCACCCCCGGCCAGACCGCCGGCATCACGACCCTGCCGCCGTCGACCCTCCGCACCGGGTTCCCGATCCTCTCGAACCCGTTCGGTAAGAACGGCGCCAAGCCGATCTCGAAGGCCCACTTCCACTTCACGTTCGGCAACGACCTCAGCCGCGAGGCGTCCGACGCGCTCTGGGAGCAGTACGCGGTGAACTCGTACAACCGGGTGTTCTTCGAGGGCGTGGCCGCGGCGTTCAACGAGAAGGGCGGCGTGACGCACGTGAACTACGGCAAGACCGACCGCGCTCCCCTGCTCATCATCACGGGCGAGATCGACCACGTCGTGCCGCCGGCCATCGGCAAGGCGATCCTCAAGAAGTACCGGGCGTCGGGCAGCCCCTCGCTCGTCGAGTACAAGGAGTACGCGGGCCGCACGCACCGCATCGTCAGCCAGGACGGCTGGCAGGAGGTCGCCGCAGACGCCCTCGCCTGGGCCGAGGCGCACGACACCAACGCCGCGACCGTGTGA
- a CDS encoding TetR/AcrR family transcriptional regulator, with amino-acid sequence MATRTTSSGTSVAREKLLATATELFYREGIHAVGVDRIIGEAGVTRATFYRHFPGKEDLVEAYLGVEDATIREAFARAGEATDDPERLLELVIEGLADDVSRLHTRGCPFINAAAEYPEAGSGVRVAVAEHRAWFRDTLEALLTGAGASDPDLAAGQLVLLRDAAMVGGYLDGWERVRPAFVGAARRAAGLEG; translated from the coding sequence ATGGCAACACGAACGACCTCTTCAGGCACCTCGGTGGCGCGCGAGAAGCTGCTCGCCACGGCGACCGAGCTCTTCTATCGCGAGGGCATCCATGCCGTCGGCGTCGACCGCATCATCGGCGAGGCCGGCGTCACGCGTGCCACGTTCTACCGGCACTTCCCGGGCAAGGAGGACCTCGTCGAGGCCTACCTCGGGGTCGAGGACGCCACGATCCGTGAGGCGTTCGCGCGTGCGGGCGAGGCGACCGACGACCCCGAGCGGCTGCTCGAACTCGTCATCGAGGGGCTCGCAGACGACGTCTCGCGCCTGCACACGCGGGGGTGCCCGTTCATCAATGCCGCGGCCGAGTACCCCGAGGCGGGCAGCGGCGTGCGCGTCGCCGTGGCGGAGCACCGCGCCTGGTTCCGCGACACCCTCGAGGCGCTGCTCACCGGCGCGGGTGCGAGCGACCCCGACCTCGCGGCCGGGCAGCTCGTGCTCCTCCGCGACGCCGCCATGGTCGGCGGCTACCTCGACGGCTGGGAGCGCGTGCGGCCCGCGTTCGTCGGCGCCGCGCGCCGCGCGGCCGGTCTCGAGGGCTGA
- a CDS encoding cytochrome b/b6 domain-containing protein encodes MTETTSKASRLADWVRARRRVVGWTALAAVVGVVVVVLVARWLRGTPGGESFIATYPGIVEPPAGTPVGIPAWLGWQHFLNSFFLLLIVRTGFQLRSKQRPPGFFTRDNTRWPRTKRAPRRLGIFLWFHLWLDAFWILNGVVYVVLLFATGQWLRIVPTDWAVVPNAISAALQYASLDWPTENSWVVYNSLQQIAYFAVVFIASPLALLTGLRLSSVWPAEGALVRAFPEKLARRLHYPVMLFFIGFVFVHVVLVFTTGVLRKLNQMYLARDADDWLGFAVFAVSVAVMAVAWVLAKPPLLKRIAATGGAVRG; translated from the coding sequence ATGACCGAGACCACATCGAAGGCCTCCCGTCTCGCGGACTGGGTTCGCGCACGCCGTCGCGTCGTCGGCTGGACCGCGCTCGCCGCGGTCGTCGGGGTCGTCGTCGTCGTGCTCGTCGCGCGCTGGTTGCGCGGCACGCCGGGCGGCGAGAGCTTCATCGCGACGTACCCGGGCATCGTCGAGCCGCCCGCGGGCACGCCGGTCGGCATCCCGGCCTGGCTCGGCTGGCAGCACTTCCTGAACTCGTTCTTCCTGCTGCTCATCGTGCGCACCGGGTTCCAGCTGCGGTCGAAGCAGCGCCCGCCCGGGTTCTTCACGCGCGACAACACGCGGTGGCCCCGCACGAAGCGCGCACCGCGCCGCCTCGGCATCTTCCTCTGGTTCCACCTCTGGCTCGACGCGTTCTGGATCCTCAACGGCGTGGTCTACGTCGTGCTGCTCTTCGCGACGGGTCAGTGGCTGCGCATCGTTCCCACCGACTGGGCGGTCGTGCCGAACGCGATCTCCGCGGCCCTGCAGTACGCGTCGCTCGACTGGCCGACCGAGAACTCGTGGGTCGTCTACAACTCGCTCCAGCAGATCGCGTACTTCGCGGTCGTGTTCATCGCCTCGCCGCTCGCGCTGCTCACGGGTCTGCGCCTGTCGTCGGTGTGGCCCGCCGAGGGTGCGCTCGTGCGGGCGTTCCCCGAGAAGCTCGCGCGCAGGCTGCACTACCCGGTCATGCTCTTCTTCATCGGCTTCGTGTTCGTGCACGTGGTGCTCGTGTTCACCACGGGGGTGCTCCGCAAGCTCAACCAGATGTACCTCGCGCGCGACGCCGACGACTGGCTCGGGTTCGCCGTGTTCGCGGTCTCCGTCGCGGTCATGGCCGTCGCCTGGGTGCTCGCGAAGCCGCCGCTGCTGAAGCGCATCGCGGCGACCGGCGGCGCAGTCCGCGGCTGA
- a CDS encoding class I SAM-dependent methyltransferase, giving the protein MQLISDDDLDDLERAFIGRVRGRVLEIGAGDGENFGAFHPDVAWTGLEPDAGRRAELATRAREWRHPSTPLDATAEHIPLADSSVDAVVGTFVLCSVADVAAAVAEVRRVLVPGGRVVFVDHVAAPRGTLKRAVQNVATPFATWFDHGCHWNRDPEPELEAAGFSGADVRRLRVRSMPFGPVPVLLYEGVAPGGPPVE; this is encoded by the coding sequence GTGCAGCTCATCTCGGACGACGACCTCGACGACCTCGAACGCGCGTTCATCGGGCGCGTGCGCGGTCGCGTGCTCGAGATCGGCGCGGGCGACGGCGAGAACTTCGGCGCGTTCCATCCCGACGTCGCATGGACCGGGCTCGAGCCCGACGCCGGGCGACGGGCCGAGCTCGCCACGCGCGCGCGGGAGTGGCGGCACCCGTCGACGCCGCTCGATGCGACGGCCGAGCACATCCCGCTGGCGGATTCCTCGGTCGACGCGGTCGTCGGCACCTTCGTGCTCTGCTCGGTGGCGGATGTCGCGGCCGCCGTCGCCGAGGTGCGCCGCGTGCTCGTGCCGGGCGGCCGGGTCGTGTTCGTCGATCACGTCGCCGCGCCCCGAGGCACGCTGAAGCGGGCCGTGCAGAACGTCGCGACGCCGTTCGCGACGTGGTTCGACCACGGCTGCCACTGGAACCGCGATCCCGAGCCCGAGCTGGAGGCCGCGGGCTTCTCAGGCGCCGACGTGCGACGCCTGCGCGTGCGCTCGATGCCGTTCGGGCCGGTGCCCGTGCTGCTCTACGAGGGCGTCGCGCCCGGAGGCCCGCCGGTCGAGTAG
- a CDS encoding EI24 domain-containing protein, whose amino-acid sequence MIERFLLGVRMLLRGFGFWRRQPGAMLLGLVPAAIVWVVVLIGLVALGISLPTITVWATPFAAGWVEPWATITRTAIGAVAFGGAIVLAAVTFTGLTLLVGDPFYERIWFAVERDLGGEPTGDGIGFWRSARDAVAFIGLGLLVSLGVALSGLVPIVGGVLAPVLGVVLSGRLLAWELTGRAFESRGIPADERRALLRSHRARLLGFGVATQLCFMVPLGAIFTMPAAVAGATMLARTVLDDRSPVE is encoded by the coding sequence ATGATCGAACGGTTCCTGCTCGGTGTGCGCATGCTGCTGCGCGGCTTCGGCTTCTGGCGCCGGCAGCCGGGCGCGATGCTGCTCGGACTCGTGCCAGCGGCCATCGTCTGGGTCGTCGTGCTCATCGGGCTCGTCGCGCTCGGCATCAGCCTGCCGACCATCACCGTGTGGGCGACGCCGTTCGCAGCCGGCTGGGTCGAGCCCTGGGCGACGATCACGCGCACGGCCATCGGCGCGGTCGCGTTCGGCGGTGCGATCGTGCTCGCCGCCGTCACGTTCACGGGACTCACGCTGCTCGTCGGCGACCCGTTCTACGAGCGCATCTGGTTCGCCGTCGAGCGGGACCTCGGCGGGGAGCCGACCGGCGACGGCATCGGGTTCTGGCGCTCGGCGCGTGATGCCGTCGCCTTCATCGGACTCGGCCTGCTCGTCTCGCTCGGGGTCGCGCTGAGCGGACTCGTGCCCATCGTCGGAGGGGTGCTCGCGCCCGTGCTGGGCGTCGTGCTCTCGGGGCGACTGCTCGCGTGGGAGCTCACGGGGCGCGCGTTCGAGTCGCGTGGGATCCCGGCCGACGAGCGTCGCGCGCTGCTGCGCTCGCACCGGGCCCGCCTGCTCGGGTTCGGCGTGGCGACGCAGCTCTGCTTCATGGTGCCGCTCGGGGCGATCTTCACGATGCCGGCGGCCGTCGCGGGTGCGACGATGCTCGCCCGCACGGTGCTCGACGACCGATCGCCGGTCGAGTAG
- a CDS encoding alpha/beta fold hydrolase, translated as MTRSLDVPLPDGRVLRAHDTGEVPDAAGGPVLMWHHGSPQTGAPLAPVVTAAAARGVRVISYGRPSYGGSTPHPGRDVASAGDDAVAVADALGVDRFHAMGASGGGPHALAGAARHPDRVISVATLAGLAPYTDRFDWFGGMQAPGGLRAARDGRAARARFAVTDEFDPEQFLPGDFAALEGAWADLGADVARSASWGDDGLIDDDVAFAKPWGFEPADVTVPVLLVQGEGDRVVPRMHASWMLAHLPDATLWMRLDDGHVSVLDVVPDAIDWLLAH; from the coding sequence ATGACGAGATCGCTCGACGTGCCGCTGCCCGACGGTCGCGTGCTCCGTGCACACGACACCGGCGAGGTTCCGGATGCCGCGGGCGGCCCCGTGCTCATGTGGCACCACGGCTCGCCGCAGACGGGTGCGCCGCTCGCCCCGGTGGTGACGGCCGCTGCGGCGCGGGGCGTGCGCGTGATCTCGTACGGGCGGCCCTCGTACGGCGGATCGACGCCGCATCCCGGTCGCGACGTGGCGTCGGCGGGCGATGACGCCGTCGCGGTGGCCGACGCGCTCGGCGTCGACCGGTTCCACGCGATGGGTGCGTCCGGCGGCGGCCCGCATGCGCTCGCGGGCGCGGCGCGGCATCCGGATCGCGTCATCTCGGTCGCGACCCTCGCGGGCCTCGCACCGTACACCGACCGCTTCGACTGGTTCGGCGGCATGCAGGCGCCGGGCGGGCTGCGAGCCGCGCGCGACGGTCGTGCCGCCCGGGCCCGCTTCGCCGTGACCGACGAGTTCGACCCCGAGCAGTTCCTGCCTGGGGACTTCGCGGCGCTCGAGGGCGCCTGGGCCGACCTCGGGGCGGATGTCGCGCGCTCGGCGTCGTGGGGCGACGACGGGCTCATCGACGACGACGTCGCATTCGCGAAGCCATGGGGCTTCGAGCCCGCCGACGTGACCGTTCCCGTGCTGCTCGTGCAGGGCGAGGGCGACCGCGTCGTGCCGCGCATGCATGCGTCGTGGATGCTCGCGCACCTGCCCGACGCGACCCTCTGGATGCGCCTCGACGACGGGCACGTGTCGGTGCTCGACGTCGTCCCAGACGCGATCGACTGGCTGCTCGCCCACTGA
- a CDS encoding MFS transporter, whose product MSDQAATTPPRRSSRIGGPEAWLVWVLATTFVVWLFAIQTGYAVVSPDIQQDAGLTLAQIGLAASIYTWVFALVQFFSGSLLDRFGSRPLLAIAVALVSVGAFLYAGTTDFATLATAQTVLAVGASFGFVGAGYIGGKWFVAARYGLMFGLVQAAASLGSAIGQPVILVLLDALSWQQLLLAFGSFGVLLTILFLVIVRDPVVADAAPTNGPRGNVIAVILRDLGHCFGTRDVVLSAVFGGAAFGTMLAVGTLWGPRIMEARGASTDFATVLTALAWLGLAIGAPLVNIVSDRWHSRKVPAVVWLLLQAAAIALVIYLPTESQGVAIALMFAVGLFSGVQMLGFTVAGESVDGAYIGSASAIVNGVCFLIGGLLTSIPSTLMPADPELADYQAALWLMPAVLVVGAVAAALLRDRGPARRAAVPE is encoded by the coding sequence ATGAGCGACCAGGCCGCCACGACCCCGCCCCGACGTTCCAGCCGCATCGGAGGCCCGGAGGCGTGGCTCGTCTGGGTGCTCGCCACGACGTTCGTCGTGTGGCTGTTCGCGATCCAGACCGGGTACGCCGTCGTGTCGCCCGACATCCAGCAGGACGCGGGCCTCACGCTCGCGCAGATCGGGCTCGCGGCCTCGATCTACACCTGGGTGTTCGCGCTCGTGCAGTTCTTCTCCGGCTCGCTGCTCGATCGCTTCGGCAGCCGCCCGCTGCTCGCGATCGCCGTCGCGCTGGTCTCGGTGGGGGCGTTCCTCTACGCGGGGACCACGGACTTCGCGACGCTCGCCACGGCGCAGACCGTGCTCGCGGTCGGCGCCTCGTTCGGCTTCGTCGGCGCCGGGTACATCGGCGGCAAGTGGTTCGTCGCGGCGCGCTACGGACTCATGTTCGGGCTCGTGCAGGCGGCCGCGAGCCTCGGGTCCGCGATCGGGCAGCCCGTCATCCTCGTGCTGCTCGACGCGCTGAGCTGGCAGCAGCTGCTCCTCGCGTTCGGATCGTTCGGCGTGCTGCTGACGATCCTGTTCCTCGTGATCGTCCGGGACCCGGTCGTCGCCGACGCCGCGCCGACGAACGGCCCCCGCGGCAACGTGATCGCCGTCATCCTCCGCGACCTCGGCCACTGCTTCGGCACGCGCGACGTCGTGCTCTCGGCCGTGTTCGGCGGCGCGGCCTTCGGCACGATGCTCGCCGTCGGCACGCTCTGGGGTCCGCGCATCATGGAGGCCAGGGGCGCCTCGACCGACTTCGCCACCGTGCTCACCGCGCTCGCGTGGCTCGGGCTCGCCATCGGCGCGCCGCTCGTGAACATCGTCTCCGACCGTTGGCACAGTCGAAAGGTGCCCGCCGTCGTGTGGCTGCTGCTCCAGGCCGCCGCGATCGCCCTCGTGATCTACCTGCCGACCGAGTCCCAAGGAGTCGCGATCGCGCTCATGTTCGCGGTCGGCCTCTTCTCGGGCGTGCAGATGCTCGGCTTCACGGTGGCGGGGGAGTCGGTCGACGGCGCCTACATCGGCAGCGCCTCGGCGATCGTGAACGGCGTCTGCTTCCTCATCGGAGGGCTGCTCACCTCGATCCCGTCGACCCTGATGCCCGCCGACCCCGAGCTCGCCGACTACCAGGCCGCGCTCTGGCTGATGCCGGCCGTGCTCGTCGTCGGGGCCGTGGCCGCCGCGCTGCTCCGCGATCGAGGGCCCGCGCGGCGAGCCGCCGTCCCCGAGTAG
- the guaD gene encoding guanine deaminase, giving the protein MPYYLPSSTSGDHAIRGHVVTVTGDPFLATDVLVEHVDGLIIVEGGVITAVGPYDQTKHLLAPDAHVDHHPDGLITAGFIDTHVHYVQTGIIAAFGAQLIDWLNTYTFVAEQKFEDKAYADAVAKVFFDQLLANGTTTALTFAAVYPQSVDAFFEEATRRNMRMAGGKVMMDRNAPEHLLDTAQSSYDDSKALIEKWHGRGRNHYAVTPRFAPTSTPEQLAAASTLLAEHPTTLMHTHVSENLGEIAWVRSLFPEADGYLDVYDRAGLLRPGAVLAHGVHLTAHERLRVHETGSAVSHCPTSNLFLGSGLFHVHQAKNHAHPVKVGLGTDIGAGTSFSLLSTMNEAYKVAQLTQYPLDSIKMLYLATLGGAEALGLADRIGSIEVGKEADLVVLDKKATPLLEFRSGQVGSLEEQLFVLAVMGDDRVVASTYIAGDVAYSRDGH; this is encoded by the coding sequence ATGCCGTACTACCTGCCGAGCTCCACGTCCGGTGACCACGCGATCCGCGGGCACGTCGTCACGGTCACGGGGGACCCGTTCCTCGCGACCGACGTGCTGGTCGAGCACGTCGACGGGCTCATCATCGTCGAGGGCGGCGTGATCACCGCCGTGGGGCCCTACGACCAGACGAAGCACCTGCTGGCCCCCGACGCGCACGTCGACCACCACCCCGACGGCCTCATCACCGCGGGGTTCATCGACACGCACGTGCACTACGTGCAGACGGGCATCATCGCGGCCTTCGGTGCGCAGCTCATCGACTGGTTGAACACCTACACGTTCGTCGCCGAGCAGAAGTTCGAGGACAAGGCCTATGCGGATGCCGTGGCGAAGGTGTTCTTCGACCAGCTGCTCGCCAACGGCACGACGACCGCGCTGACCTTCGCCGCCGTCTACCCGCAGTCGGTCGACGCCTTCTTCGAGGAGGCGACGAGGCGCAACATGCGCATGGCCGGCGGCAAGGTCATGATGGACCGCAACGCCCCAGAGCACCTGCTCGACACCGCCCAGTCGAGCTACGACGACTCGAAGGCGCTGATCGAGAAATGGCACGGCAGGGGGCGCAACCACTACGCCGTCACCCCGCGGTTCGCGCCCACGTCGACGCCCGAGCAGCTCGCCGCCGCGAGCACCCTGCTCGCGGAGCATCCGACCACGCTCATGCACACGCACGTGAGCGAGAACCTCGGCGAGATCGCGTGGGTGCGCTCGCTGTTCCCCGAGGCCGACGGCTACCTCGACGTCTACGACCGAGCCGGGCTCCTGCGGCCGGGCGCGGTGCTCGCGCACGGCGTGCACCTGACGGCCCATGAACGGCTGCGCGTGCACGAGACCGGCTCCGCGGTGTCGCACTGCCCGACCTCGAACCTCTTCCTCGGCAGCGGCCTGTTCCACGTGCACCAGGCGAAGAACCACGCGCACCCGGTGAAGGTCGGGCTCGGCACCGACATCGGCGCGGGCACGAGCTTCTCGCTGCTGTCGACCATGAACGAGGCGTACAAGGTGGCGCAGCTGACCCAGTACCCGCTCGACTCGATCAAGATGCTCTACCTCGCGACGCTCGGCGGGGCCGAGGCGCTCGGGCTCGCCGACCGCATCGGCTCGATCGAGGTCGGCAAGGAGGCGGACCTGGTCGTGCTCGACAAGAAGGCCACGCCGCTGCTGGAGTTCCGCAGCGGGCAGGTCGGCTCGCTCGAGGAGCAGCTCTTCGTGCTCGCCGTCATGGGCGACGACCGGGTCGTCGCCTCCACGTACATCGCCGGCGACGTCGCGTACTCCCGCGACGGGCACTGA